A genomic region of Drosophila kikkawai strain 14028-0561.14 chromosome X, DkikHiC1v2, whole genome shotgun sequence contains the following coding sequences:
- the Hgsnat gene encoding heparan-alpha-glucosaminide N-acetyltransferase has product MSLFVEYTEPQWRNLDMRALSVDEAYLYLASHFPERTYLYTLSDECYTCPYTKVKALPADDDEPLRLSSAYALNFKIFEHDQGHYAYDNVSSLCWLRRTDLQEFGVYNLTLDANGTCAFAVDKPGVPINYAFLAVFVLVAALLILLKLASCAWRCYRYDEADAAADSIGAAAAKATQRKRLRSLDTFRGLSIVLMIFVNSGGGGYTWIEHAAWNGLHLADLVFPSFLWIMGVCIPLSVKSQLSRGSSKSRICLRILWRSIKLFAIGICLNSMSGTNLEQLRLMGVLQRFGVAFLVVGILHTLCSRREPISPQSSWQRAVHDVCLFSGELAVLLALVATYLGLTFGLRVPGCPRGYLGPGGKHDYNANPQCIGGAAGYVDLQVLGQAHIYQHPTAKYVYDSTAFDPEGIFGCILSVVQVLLGGFAGLTLLVHSTWQSRIRRWLVLAILLGLIGGALCGFSREGGAIPVNKNLWSLSFVCVTASLALVILSLLYYFIDVRERWSWSGYPFTECGMNAIVMYVGHSVMHKMLPWHWRIGPMNTHFMLLLEATWNTLVWVGIALYLDAREFYYSL; this is encoded by the exons atgtcgcTATTCGTGGAATACACAGAGCCGCAGTGGCGGAATCTAGATATGCGAGCCCTGTCCGTGGACGAGGCCTACCTGTACTTGGCGTCGCACTTCCCGGAGCGCACATACCTGTACACACTGTCCGACGAGTGCTATACG TGCCCATACACCAAAGTGAAAGCTCTGCCCGCAGACGACGACGAACCGTTACGTTTGAGCTCTGCATATGCgctaaatttcaaaatattcgaACACGATCAGGGTCACTATGCCTACGACAATGT CTCCTCGCTTTGCTGGCTGCGTCGCACTGACCTGCAGGAGTTTGGAGTCTACAACTTGACCCTGGATGCCAATGGTACCTGCGCCTTTGCCGTGGACAAACCGGGAGTGCCCATCAATTACG CATTCCTGGCCGTCTTCGTTCTGGTTGCCGCTTTGCTAATCTTGCTGAAGCTGGCTAGCTGCGCCTGGCGGTGTTATCGCTACGATGAGGCCGACGCTGCCGCCGACAGCAttggagcagctgctgccaaGGCAACGCAAAGGAAGCGCCTGCGCAGCCTGGACACCTTTCGGGG CCTTTCCATTGTCCTGATGATCTTTGTGAatagcggcggcggcggctacaCCTGGATCGAGCATGCTGCCTGGAATGGCCTTCACCTGGCCGACCTGGTCTTTCCGTCCTTCCTCTGGATCATGGGCGTCTGCATTCCGCTTTCCGTAAAGTCTCAGCTCTCGCGCGGCAGCAGCAAGTCCAGGATTTGCCTGCGCATCTTGTGGCGCTCAATCAAGCTTTTTGCCATTGGCATCTGCCTCAACTCGATGAGTGGCACGAATCTGGAGCAACTGCGTCTCATGGGCGTACTGCAACGCTTTGGCGTGGCATTCCTGGTCGTTGGCATCTTGCACACGCTGTGCAGCCGCCGGGAGCCTATAAGTCCGCAAAGCTCCTGGCAACGGGCCGTGCATGATGTCTGCCTGTTTAGCGGTGAGCTGGCCGTGCTGCTGGCCCTAGTGGCCACTTATTTGGGGCTGACCTTTGGCCTACGCGTGCCTGGCTGTCCGCGGGGATATCTGGGACCCGGCGGCAAGCACGATTACAATGCAAATCCCCAGTGCATTGGAGGAGCTGCGGGCTATGTGGATCTCCAGGTGCTGGGACAGGCGCACATCTATCAGCATCCGACGGCCAAGTATGTCTACGACTCCACGGCCTTCGATCCGGAGGGTATTTTCG GCTGCATCCTGAGCGTGGTGCAGGTGCTGCTGGGTGGCTTTGCCGGCCTGACACTGCTGGTGCATTCCACCTGGCAGTCACGCATTCGTCGCTGGCTGGTCCTGGCCATCCTGCTGGGCCTCATCGGCGGCGCTCTGTGCGGTTTCTCACGTGAGGGCGGCGCCATACCGGTGAACAAGAATCTCTGGTCGCTGTCCTTTGTCTGCGTCACCGCCAGCCTGGCCCTGGTGATCCTCTCGCTGCTCTATTACTTTATAGACGTCAGGGAGAGGTGGAGCTGGTCGGGTTATCCCTTTACCGAATGCGGCATGAATGCCATTGTGATGTATGTCGGCCATTCGGTGATGCACAAAATGCTCCCTTGGCACTGGCGAATCGGACCGATGAACACGCACTTTATGCTCCTGCTGGAGGCCACCTGGAACACCCTAGTCTGGGTGGGCATAGCCCTGTATCTGGACGCCCGCGAGTTCTACTACAGCCTGTAA
- the LOC108076051 gene encoding TBC domain-containing protein kinase-like protein, producing the protein MTGRQESRRLCAVTFFAKLHPGDVCGSNGLPLTPNSIAILGRAQKLKELQDEHLCQYLDVIRGKHERTIVVSEYLGLSLEDYAKRNPPLSLAQILRIFYQVACGINVLSQHHLVAHNLEPKHVLISDDGRRIKLFNYGLHHMTKGGCYVPFPIGNIRYMSPERLLGLNGNVKSDVWALAMLVVELVLQIELWPKLKLSNVIRKILAFGRSNGVLEKIAREHQCYERYVSMDKDLRQLLESCLQVLPKKRPLPQELLKQPIFESVLAELKKERDQEIQENQEHVPLLLRCPLSQIYHLWQLAGGDVQAELKKEGLIRSEAPILGLPQIVRLSGASVCPGRSQAQLMDDRVVPLRLKALLQRLSRLPADVYFPLLHSPRFPAHFARELQALPLVIREKDIEYQFQRVRLFTRLLQGYPHTAEQLRREASVDVPPLLRGPIWAALLDVVPNGSYCKIDKFTATSTDRQIEVDIPRCHQYDELLSSPDGHRKLRRLLKAWVTAHPQYVYWQGLDSLTAPFLYLNFNHEELAFLSLFKFIPKYLQWFFLKDNSAVIKEYLSKFSQLTAFHEPLLAQHLASISFIPELFAIPWFLTMFSHVFPLHKILHLWDKLMLGDSSYPLFIGIAILRQLRSTLLSSGFNECILLFSDLPDIVMEGCVLESQKMYEVTPKSITHRQHALHQQQPHSLDIGVTEVELKHLQLEQCPRISAKDVQALLLYSPSELALVDLRSVVEYGRVYVPHSINIPFATVQLGDQRLEALPVANVETQLRGRIVVCVSNIHQHSVEFSHFLVACGIQRTCILHKGFNVLHSIEPNILISN; encoded by the exons ATGACCGGCAGGCAGGAGAGCCGCCGCCTGTGCGCCGTCACCTTCTTTGCCAAACTGCATCCGGGTGACGTCTGCGGCAGCAATGGCCTGCCCCTCACGCCCAACTCCATTGCAATCCTGGGCCGGGCCCAGAAGCTCAAGGAGCTGCAGGACGAGCATTTGTGTCAGTATCTGGATGTGATACGGGGCAAGCATG AACGCACCATTGTGGTCTCCGAGTATCTGGGTCTCTCGCTCGAGGACTATGCCAAGCGCAATCCACCCCTGTCGCTGGCCCAGATCCTGCGGATCTTTTACCAGGTGGCCTGCGGTATAAACGTGCTCAGTCAACATCATCTGGTGGCCCACAATCTAGAGCCCAAGCATGTTCTCATCTCCGACGATGGCCGGCGCATCAAGCTCTTCAACTATGGGCTGCATCACATGACCAAGGGCGGCTGCTATGTACCCTTTCCCATTGGCAATATACGGTATATGTCACCGGAGCGGCTCCTCGGTCTCAATGGGAATGTCAAGAGCGATGTGTGGGCTCTGGCCATGCTGGTGGTGGAACTAGTGCTCCAAATTGAACTCTGGCCCAAACTGAAACTCTCGAATGTGATTCGAAAGATCTTAGCCTTTGGCCGGAGCAATGGGGTGCTGGAGAAGATTGCCCGAGAGCATCAGTGCTATGAACGTTATGTTTCCATGGACAAGGATCTGCGGCAGTTGCTGGAAAGCTGCCTGCAGGTGCTGCCCAAGAAGAGACCGCTGCCACAGGAGCTGCTAAAGCAGCCCATCTTTGAGAGCGTTTTGGCAGAGTTGAAGAAGGAAAGGGATCAGGAGATCCAGGAGAACCAGGAGCATGTGCCTCTCCTGCTGCGCTGCCCCTTGTCCCAAATCTATCATTTGTGGCAGCTGGCCGGCGGTGATGTCCAGGCGGAGCTCAAAAAGGAGGGCCTTATACGCAGCGAGGCTCCTATCTTGGGTCTGCCCCAGATCGTGCGTTTGAGTGGGGCTAGCGTGTGTCCGGGTCGCAGCCAGGCCCAACTCATGGACGATCGTGTGGTGCCGCTGAGGCTGAAGGCTTTGCTCCAGCGACTAAGTCGCCTGCCGGCTGATGTCTACTTTCCGCTGCTCCATTCCCCACGATTTCCTGCCCACTTTGCCCGCGAGCTGCAGGCCTTGCCGTTGGTGATCCGGGAGAAGGACATTGAGTATCAGTTTCAAAGGGTTCGCCTTTTCACACGCCTCCTGCAGGGTTATCCTCACACGGCGGAGCAGCTGCGTCGCGAGGCTTCCGTGGATGTTCCCCCACTGCTGCGTGGCCCCATTTGGGCTGCTCTGCTGGATGTGGTGCCCAATGGTAGTTATTGCAAAATAGACAAATTCACGGCCACCAGCACTGATCGCCAGATCGAGGTGGATATACCGCGTTGCCATCAGTATGATGAGCTGCTGTCCTCGCCGGATGGGCATCGCAAGCTGCGACGGCTGCTCAAGGCCTGGGTCACCGCCCATCCGCAGTATGTGTACTGGCAGGGATTGGACTCGCTGACGGCGCCGTTTCTCTATCTCAACTTTAACCATGAGG AGTTGGCCTTTCTTAGCCTTTTCAAGTTTATACCCAAGTATCTGCAGTGGTTCTTTCTCAAGGACAATTCGGCGGTGATCAAGGAGTATCTAAGCAAGTTCTCCCAGCTGACGGCCTTCCATGAGCCTCTTCTGGCCCAGCACTTGGCCAGCATTAGCTTTATACCAGAGCTCTTTGCCATACCCTGGTTTCTGACCATGTTCTCGC ATGTTTTTCCCCTGCACAAGATTTTGCATTTGTGGGACAAACTCATGCTGGGCGACAGTTCGTATCCTTTGTTCATTGGCATTGCCATTCTCCGCCAGCTGCGCAGCACTTTGCTCTCCTCGGGCTTCAACGAGTGCATATTGCTCTTTTCCGATCTGCCAGACATTGTGATGGAGGGCTGTGTCTTGGAGTCCCAGAAGATGTACGAGGTGACACCCAAAAGCATAACGCATCGTCAGCATGCCCTgcatcaacagcagcctcACTCGCTG GACATTGGCGTAACGGAGGTGGAACTGAAGCATTTGCAGCTGGAGCAGTGTCCTCGTATTAGCGCCAAGGATGTGCAGGCTTTGCTTCTGTATTCCCCCTCAGAGCTGGCTCTTGTGGATCTACGCAGCGTGGTGGAGTATGGACGTGTTTATGTCCCACACAGCATCAATATACCCTTTGCCACCGTTCAGCTGGGTGACCAGCGGCTGGAGGCTTTGCCAGTGGCCAATGTGGAGACGCAGCTACGCGGAAGGATTGTGGTCTGCGTGAGCAATATACATCAGCATTCCGTGGAG TTTTCGCACTTTCTGGTGGCCTGCGGCATCCAGCGCACCTGCATCCTGCACAAGGGATTCAATGTCCTGCACTCCATTGAGCCAAATATACTCATCTCGAATTGA
- the LOC108076054 gene encoding zinc finger protein 391 isoform X1, whose translation MDTICRLCFQTATLFQVPGYSIPTCVRCSEQLTNNSNFHQSAAAAAAATSTPAAAAVAASAAAAAAAAAAAAAAASSTSTASSSDSDAVTQLTNGGGGNAANAAAAAAVLQLQHQQAQQQQQQQQMQSSSSSENLQSQDDSEDVDLIFNEEGSCPLCNKTFSRKSSLMTHIRNHSAERKFVCTYCHKGFTQAANLRNHERIHTNDRPYQCVDCGKTFTQITNLNNHRRLHTGERPFVCNEPECGRSFAQVTNLNNHMKSHHKVQQYCCNVCNKKFTQVTSLNQHLQAHAGVTGYYCPRCPEKNFKLQSQLHTHMKTHGLAFPYECGKCDEKFLQQAHLDQHLKMHDEFKFKCDICPSSFNQESLLKKHVQRHVEGRYLSCPVANCAESFAVRQHLSKHLLTSHSHHELPPPKRSKKTGHMQSGQQQPLAMIGQPLSLQHTTGQRGRPPKNKNKAALAATAIKIEINEPLHSQHISSASGLSIQQQINQHMQQQQQQQQQQQQQQQQHLHLPMGQAVKARFIPTK comes from the exons CTCTTCCAGGTGCCCGGCTACAGCATACCCACGTGCGTCCGCTGCTCGGAACAGTTGACAAATAATTCCAACTTCCATCAATCGgctgcggcggcagcggcagcgacgtcaACGCCCGCAGCGGCCGCTGTTGCCGCCTCGGCTGccgcagctgctgccgctgcagcagcagccgctgctgctgcatcctCGACGTCAACGGCATCCTCCAGCGACAGCGACGCCGTCACCCAGCTGACGAACGGTGGCGGCGGTAATGCCGccaacgccgccgccgctgctgccgtgCTGCAATTGCAGCATcagcaggcgcagcagcagcagcaacagcagcaaatgcAATCATCGAGTTCTTCCGAGAATCTACAATCGCAGGACGATTCCGAAGAT GTGGATCTGATATTCAACGAGGAGGGCTCCTGCCCACTATGCAACAAGACTTTCTCGCGCAAATCCTCGCTCATGACGCACATACGGAATCACTCCGCGGAGCGTAAGTTTGTGTGCACCTACTGCCACAAAG GCTTCACGCAGGCGGCCAATCTGCGGAACCACGAGCGCATCCACACAAACGATCGTCCGTACCAGTGCGTGGACTGCGGCAAGACCTTCACCCAGATCACCAACCTGAACAATCATCGGCGCCTGCACACCGGCGAGCGTCCGTTTGTCTGCAATGAACCCGAGTGTGGTCGCAGTTTCGCCCAG GTGACGAATCTAAACAATCACATGAAGTCGCACCACAAGGTGCAGCAATATTGCTGCAATGTTTgcaacaaaaagttcacacaGGTGACCTCACTCAATCAGCATTTGCAGGCGCATGCCGGTGTCACCGGCTACTACTGTCCCCGCTGTCCGGAGAAGAACTTTAAGCTGCAATCACAGCTGCATACGCACATGAAGACGCACGGTTTGGCCTTTCCGTACGAGTGCGGCAAATGCGATGAGAAGTTCCTGCAGCAGGCGCATCTGGATCAGCACCTCAAGATGCACGATGAGTTCAAGTTCAAGTGCGACATTTGCCCGAGCAGCTTCAATCAGGAATCGCTGCTCAAGAAGCATGTGCAGCGGCATGTCGAGGGCCGTTATCTCTCCTGCCCGGTGGCCAATTGTGCCGAATCCTTTGCCGTACGCCAGCATCTGTCCAAGCATCTGTTAACCAGCCATTCGCATCATGAACTGCCGCCGCCGAAGCGTTCCAAAAAGACGGGACATATGCAGtcggggcagcagcagccgctggCAATGATTGGACAGCCGTTATCGCTGCAGCATACGACGGGGCAGC GAGGACGCCCGCCGAAGAACAAGAACAAGGCGGCTTTGGCCGCCACGGCCATCAAAATTGAGATCAATGAGCCGCTACACAGCCAGCATATCAGCAGTGCCAGCGGCCTGTCCATTCAGCAGCAGATTAACCAGcacatgcagcagcagcagcagcagcagcagcaacaacaacaacagcagcaacagcatctgCATTTGCCAATGGGTCAGGCAGTCAAGGCGCGCTTCATACCCACTAAGTAG
- the LOC108076054 gene encoding zinc finger protein 567 isoform X2, which yields MTHIRNHSAERKFVCTYCHKGFTQAANLRNHERIHTNDRPYQCVDCGKTFTQITNLNNHRRLHTGERPFVCNEPECGRSFAQVTNLNNHMKSHHKVQQYCCNVCNKKFTQVTSLNQHLQAHAGVTGYYCPRCPEKNFKLQSQLHTHMKTHGLAFPYECGKCDEKFLQQAHLDQHLKMHDEFKFKCDICPSSFNQESLLKKHVQRHVEGRYLSCPVANCAESFAVRQHLSKHLLTSHSHHELPPPKRSKKTGHMQSGQQQPLAMIGQPLSLQHTTGQRGRPPKNKNKAALAATAIKIEINEPLHSQHISSASGLSIQQQINQHMQQQQQQQQQQQQQQQQHLHLPMGQAVKARFIPTK from the exons ATGACGCACATACGGAATCACTCCGCGGAGCGTAAGTTTGTGTGCACCTACTGCCACAAAG GCTTCACGCAGGCGGCCAATCTGCGGAACCACGAGCGCATCCACACAAACGATCGTCCGTACCAGTGCGTGGACTGCGGCAAGACCTTCACCCAGATCACCAACCTGAACAATCATCGGCGCCTGCACACCGGCGAGCGTCCGTTTGTCTGCAATGAACCCGAGTGTGGTCGCAGTTTCGCCCAG GTGACGAATCTAAACAATCACATGAAGTCGCACCACAAGGTGCAGCAATATTGCTGCAATGTTTgcaacaaaaagttcacacaGGTGACCTCACTCAATCAGCATTTGCAGGCGCATGCCGGTGTCACCGGCTACTACTGTCCCCGCTGTCCGGAGAAGAACTTTAAGCTGCAATCACAGCTGCATACGCACATGAAGACGCACGGTTTGGCCTTTCCGTACGAGTGCGGCAAATGCGATGAGAAGTTCCTGCAGCAGGCGCATCTGGATCAGCACCTCAAGATGCACGATGAGTTCAAGTTCAAGTGCGACATTTGCCCGAGCAGCTTCAATCAGGAATCGCTGCTCAAGAAGCATGTGCAGCGGCATGTCGAGGGCCGTTATCTCTCCTGCCCGGTGGCCAATTGTGCCGAATCCTTTGCCGTACGCCAGCATCTGTCCAAGCATCTGTTAACCAGCCATTCGCATCATGAACTGCCGCCGCCGAAGCGTTCCAAAAAGACGGGACATATGCAGtcggggcagcagcagccgctggCAATGATTGGACAGCCGTTATCGCTGCAGCATACGACGGGGCAGC GAGGACGCCCGCCGAAGAACAAGAACAAGGCGGCTTTGGCCGCCACGGCCATCAAAATTGAGATCAATGAGCCGCTACACAGCCAGCATATCAGCAGTGCCAGCGGCCTGTCCATTCAGCAGCAGATTAACCAGcacatgcagcagcagcagcagcagcagcagcaacaacaacaacagcagcaacagcatctgCATTTGCCAATGGGTCAGGCAGTCAAGGCGCGCTTCATACCCACTAAGTAG